Proteins encoded together in one Cicer arietinum cultivar CDC Frontier isolate Library 1 chromosome 4, Cicar.CDCFrontier_v2.0, whole genome shotgun sequence window:
- the LOC101499785 gene encoding protein CHUP1, chloroplastic, which yields MDNTTLKAENLKPIFLKAGVPLAVSLAGLIYAWIMTKKSLSKVSSFSEIESHTPEFNSHEGTKHEENFNNFSSMEEEENYDDVTSIDNSVLSESLMINENHPCLEQEITCLRSKIEGMQIRELALTLQFEKYCEMKDQETLLMEIKNMLSMEMSRVEFFNKEISFLETETMRLENFVIQYLRIVEKFEYWKSENKVLHKKVQKLGKKSKAQSQLIKEKNLMIKEGEEEILRNHDELQKRASVILKLENEIREMKRVFDHFYDEKNELVKKLETAEENANACREKLHKKPLKYYLQVETEDVKKEDYSKVLNELEQVKKEHETEFEELIHLRKINGQDCSFSEHYNVPCIGSVSHGDLACSKKRKLLKRIKKWVVDGSEKARVNSEAKSSSDEIKCFGLHSVSHGSEKAEVPATSRFCASA from the coding sequence ATGGATAACACAACACTGAAGGCAGAGAATCTTAAGCCTATTTTTCTCAAAGCTGGTGTTCCTTTAGCTGTATCTTTAGCTGGTTTGATCTATGCATGGATCATGACAAAGAAAAGTTTATCAAAAGTCTCTTCCTTTTCAGAAATTGAGTCTCATACTCCTGAATTCAATTCTCATGAAGGAACTAAACATGAAGAAAATTTTAACAACTTTTCTTCtatggaagaagaagaaaattatgaTGATGTTACCTCTATAGATAATAGTGTTCTTTCTGAGAGCTTGATGATCAATGAAAACCACCCATGTTTGGAACAAGAGATTACTTGCTTAAGAAGCAAGATTGAAGGTATGCAAATTAGAGAATTGGCCTTAACTttgcaatttgaaaaatattgtgAAATGAAAGATCAAGAAACTTTGCTTATggaaataaaaaacatgttGTCGATGGAGATGTCTCGCGTCGAGTTTTTTAATAAAGAGATTTCATTCTTAGAGACAGAAACTATGAGGTTGGAGAATTTTGTAATCCAATACTTGAGGATTGTTGAAAAATTTGAGTATTGGAAGTCAGAGAATAAGGTGCTTCATAAGAAAGTTCAGAAGCTAGGTAAAAAATCAAAGGCTCAATCACAGTTGATAAAGGAGAAGAATTTGATGATCAAAGAGGGGGAAGAAGAAATCTTGAGAAACCATGATGAATTGCAAAAACGGGCTAGTGTGATTCTTAAGTTAGAAAATGAAATTAGAGAGATGAAAAGGGTTTTTGATCATTTTTATGATGAGAAGAATGAACTTGTCAAGAAGCTTGAAACAGCAGAAGAAAATGCAAATGCATGTAGAGAAAAGTTACATAAAAAGCCACTGAAATATTATTTGCAAGTTGAAACAGAAGATGTAAAGAAGGAAGATTACAGCAAGGTTCTCAATGAATTGGAGCAGGTTAAGAAGGAACATGAAACTGAATTTGAAGAACTGATTCACTTGAGGAAGATTAATGGACAAGATTGTTCTTTTTCGGAGCATTACAATGTGCCTTGCATTGGTTCTGTTTCTCATGGTGATCTTGCTTGTTCCAAAAAGAGAAAGTTGCTTAAAAGGATCAAAAAATGGGTGGTGGATGGTAGTGAAAAGGCAAGAGTGAATTCAGAAGCTAAAAGCAGTAGTGATGAAATTAAGTGCTTTGGTTTGCATTCTGTTTCACATGGATCAGAGAAAGCTGAAGTTCCAGCTACTTCAAGGTTTTGCGCTAGTGCATGA